A DNA window from Buttiauxella agrestis contains the following coding sequences:
- a CDS encoding DUF1116 domain-containing protein has translation MSLFNQPLNVINVGIAMFSDDLKKQSVPVTQLDWTPPGQGNLAVVNALDAIAAPGLAEKVAAANKLAVERIIQSQPVLVGYDQAINVVPGMTRNTILHAGPPVAWENMCGAMKGAVTGALVFEGLAANIDEAAQLAASGEIIFSPCHEHDCVGSMAGVTSASMFMHIVENKTYGNRAYTNLSEQMAKILRMGANDQSVIDRLVWMRDVLGPMLRDAMKLAGEIDLRLMLAQALHMGDECHNRNNAGTTLLIQALTPWIIQTHFTVAQQKEVFDFVASSDYFSGPTWMAMCKAAMDAAHGIEYSTVVTTMARNGVEFGLRVSGLPGHWFTGPAQQVIGPMFAGYKPADSGLDIGDSAITETYGIGGFAMATAPAIVALVGGTVDEAIDFSRQMREITLGENPNVTIPLLSFMGIPTAIDITRVGDSGILPVINTAIAHKDAGIGMIGAGIVHPPFECFEKALLAFGERYSF, from the coding sequence ATGAGTCTGTTTAACCAACCGCTGAATGTGATTAACGTCGGCATTGCGATGTTTAGCGATGATTTGAAAAAGCAGAGCGTTCCCGTTACGCAACTGGACTGGACGCCACCGGGGCAGGGCAATCTGGCCGTGGTGAACGCACTGGATGCGATTGCCGCCCCAGGGCTTGCCGAAAAAGTCGCCGCCGCCAATAAACTGGCCGTTGAGCGCATCATCCAGTCACAGCCTGTTCTGGTGGGTTACGACCAGGCGATTAACGTGGTTCCGGGCATGACCCGTAACACCATTTTGCACGCCGGGCCGCCTGTGGCCTGGGAAAATATGTGCGGCGCGATGAAAGGTGCCGTCACCGGGGCGCTGGTGTTTGAAGGGCTGGCGGCGAATATTGATGAGGCCGCGCAGCTTGCCGCTTCCGGCGAAATCATCTTCTCGCCATGCCACGAACACGACTGTGTAGGGTCGATGGCGGGCGTGACATCGGCCTCGATGTTTATGCATATCGTCGAAAACAAAACCTACGGCAACCGCGCCTATACCAACCTCAGCGAGCAGATGGCGAAGATCTTGCGCATGGGCGCTAACGACCAGAGCGTGATCGACCGCCTTGTCTGGATGCGCGACGTGCTCGGCCCAATGCTGCGCGATGCGATGAAGCTCGCAGGCGAAATCGATTTACGTTTGATGCTGGCGCAGGCGCTGCATATGGGCGACGAGTGCCACAACCGCAACAACGCAGGCACCACGTTACTGATTCAGGCGCTGACGCCGTGGATTATTCAGACCCACTTCACCGTTGCGCAGCAAAAAGAAGTGTTCGATTTTGTCGCCAGCAGTGACTACTTCTCCGGCCCAACGTGGATGGCGATGTGCAAAGCGGCAATGGATGCGGCGCACGGCATCGAATACAGCACCGTCGTCACCACCATGGCGCGTAACGGCGTGGAGTTTGGCCTGCGCGTTAGCGGCCTGCCGGGACACTGGTTCACCGGCCCGGCACAGCAGGTCATCGGCCCGATGTTTGCGGGTTACAAACCGGCTGATTCTGGTCTCGACATTGGCGACAGCGCGATTACGGAAACCTACGGCATCGGTGGTTTTGCGATGGCAACGGCTCCGGCGATTGTGGCGCTGGTGGGCGGCACCGTGGACGAAGCGATTGATTTCTCACGCCAGATGCGCGAAATCACGCTCGGTGAAAACCCGAACGTCACCATTCCGCTGCTGTCGTTTATGGGGATCCCGACCGCCATCGACATCACGCGCGTCGGCGATAGCGGCATTTTGCCGGTGATCAATACCGCCATTGCCCACAAAGACGCGGGTATCGGCATGATTGGCGCCGGGATTGTCCATCCGCCGTTTGAATGTTTTGAGAAGGCTCTGCTCGCCTTTGGTGAGCGTTACTCTTTCTGA
- a CDS encoding DsbA family protein, whose product MTTHTLYYIFDPLCGWCYGAAPLVKAARAVKGLSIALHGGGMMVGNHRRTIDAQWRGHVIEHDARIAAMTGQPFGDAYINGLLLDTRAVMDSAPPTCAILAAQKLAGRGLDMLHLIQVAHYQHGKRVADLPVLEALAQELGLSAPAFSAEMQAIDGEILNQHIAESRALLAQLGGRGFPTFALRNNAGQLQVLDAGRYLGDVPTWQEMLLRSVAGA is encoded by the coding sequence ATGACAACTCACACTCTGTATTACATTTTCGACCCGCTATGTGGCTGGTGCTACGGTGCGGCACCCCTTGTGAAGGCGGCGCGTGCGGTCAAAGGACTTTCCATTGCTCTGCATGGCGGCGGCATGATGGTTGGCAACCACCGTCGCACCATAGATGCGCAGTGGCGCGGGCATGTTATCGAGCATGATGCGCGGATTGCCGCCATGACCGGGCAGCCGTTCGGTGATGCGTATATCAATGGCTTGTTGTTGGATACCAGGGCAGTGATGGACTCGGCCCCGCCCACCTGCGCGATTCTTGCGGCGCAAAAGCTGGCCGGGCGCGGGCTGGATATGCTCCATCTTATTCAGGTGGCGCACTACCAGCATGGCAAGCGTGTGGCAGATTTACCGGTTCTGGAAGCGTTGGCCCAGGAACTTGGCTTATCGGCCCCGGCTTTTAGCGCAGAAATGCAGGCCATCGACGGTGAAATTCTCAATCAGCATATTGCCGAAAGCCGGGCGCTACTGGCTCAGCTTGGTGGCCGTGGTTTCCCCACTTTTGCGCTTCGCAATAACGCCGGGCAGTTACAGGTGCTGGATGCCGGGCGATACCTGGGCGATGTCCCAACCTGGCAGGAGATGCTGCTGCGCAGTGTGGCGGGCGCTTAA
- a CDS encoding DUF2877 domain-containing protein — MNIHLPEKEQILTLLSADCDNAPNSCRLALEHCLTIFKPGEQVSFKHSGIEIGTDKRIDFSRCIRWQPDALFITQQQINQTDWQSLARIILASVEQSSSLFYFCGDNIFYQEMSRQLQHHRRELISALRAGNGSAIKNEINGLLGLGIGLTPTGDDYLAGLSAVLFIAGHPAGKYREIFKSTLEAGKHKTTLLSAITLREAIDQRYRESIYDFIHQILMGDLENIHPFINEIKKIGSSSGCDMLCGMADAFALTKINGGNYVDQDCN, encoded by the coding sequence GTGAATATTCACCTCCCTGAAAAAGAACAGATTTTAACCCTGCTCAGTGCTGACTGTGATAACGCACCCAACAGCTGCCGTCTAGCACTTGAGCATTGCCTGACTATTTTTAAGCCTGGTGAACAGGTGAGTTTTAAACACAGTGGCATCGAAATTGGCACCGATAAACGTATTGATTTCTCGCGTTGCATTCGCTGGCAACCTGATGCGCTGTTTATCACGCAACAACAAATAAACCAGACTGACTGGCAAAGCCTGGCCCGAATTATCCTGGCGTCGGTCGAGCAAAGTTCGTCATTATTTTATTTTTGCGGTGACAATATTTTTTACCAGGAAATGAGTCGCCAGCTTCAACACCATCGCCGGGAGCTAATTTCAGCATTACGCGCAGGGAACGGCAGCGCGATTAAAAATGAAATTAACGGTTTATTGGGTTTAGGCATTGGCTTAACCCCTACCGGGGATGATTATCTCGCCGGGTTAAGTGCGGTTTTATTTATAGCCGGGCATCCGGCAGGGAAGTATCGCGAAATATTTAAATCTACGCTGGAAGCGGGTAAGCATAAAACCACACTATTAAGTGCAATTACGCTGCGCGAAGCGATTGATCAGCGTTATCGCGAAAGTATTTATGATTTTATTCATCAGATACTGATGGGTGATTTAGAAAATATTCATCCATTTATAAATGAAATTAAAAAAATAGGGTCAAGTTCGGGTTGCGACATGCTTTGCGGCATGGCGGACGCCTTCGCTTTGACCAAAATTAACGGAGGAAATTATGTCGACCAGGATTGTAATTAA
- a CDS encoding ankyrin repeat domain-containing protein codes for MSQKELIAEFLNAAELGHLENLKQCLSDGADINATNRQGRTAITLASLHKKYDCVEYLIKAGADVNKQDQTCFNPFLLSCLNNDLTLLRLILPANPDLNCLSRFGGVGITPASEKGHVEIVRELVTQTDINVNHTNFVGWTPLLEAIVLNDGGAKQQEIVKLLLDHGANPHMTDKYGKSPLTLAREKGYHEIAELLVKAGA; via the coding sequence ATGTCTCAGAAAGAACTCATTGCGGAATTTCTAAATGCAGCAGAACTTGGGCATCTGGAAAATCTAAAACAATGCCTCAGTGATGGCGCGGATATTAACGCCACCAATCGCCAGGGTCGCACGGCAATTACACTCGCCAGCCTGCACAAAAAATATGACTGCGTGGAATATTTAATTAAGGCTGGAGCCGACGTTAATAAGCAAGATCAAACCTGTTTTAACCCTTTCTTGCTCAGTTGCCTGAATAACGACCTGACATTATTACGCCTGATATTACCGGCCAATCCGGATCTAAATTGTTTATCCCGTTTTGGTGGCGTGGGTATTACTCCGGCGAGCGAAAAAGGCCATGTCGAAATTGTTCGCGAATTGGTGACGCAGACCGATATTAACGTCAACCACACCAATTTCGTTGGCTGGACGCCGCTACTCGAAGCCATCGTGTTGAACGACGGCGGGGCGAAACAGCAGGAGATTGTCAAACTGCTGCTCGACCACGGTGCTAACCCGCACATGACCGATAAATACGGTAAATCACCGCTGACGCTGGCCCGCGAAAAAGGGTATCACGAGATTGCCGAGCTGCTGGTCAAAGCCGGAGCTTAA
- the fdrA gene encoding acyl-CoA synthetase FdrA codes for MSTRIVIKKNTYFDSVSLMSISTKANQLDGVEQAFVAMATEMNKGVLKNLGLLNDELEQAKNGDLMIVIKGASDTANDATLEAIEGLFTRKDSGNSRHEARYATLASAHNNVPETNLAVISVNGAFAAREARQALENDLNVMLFSDNVSLDDELALKQLAHSKGLLMMGPDCGTAIINGAGLCFANEVRRGSIGIVGASGTGSQELSVRIHEFGGGISQLIGTGGRDLSEKIGGIMMLDAIQMLEDDAQTEVIVLVSKPPADIVARKVLERAQACRKPVVVCFLGNGETHADEPGLQFARATKEAALKAVLLTGIKKESLDLHPLNWPLIEEVRARLKPEQKYIRALFCGGTLCDEAMFAALEKYPDVYSNIQPNPEYRLKDVNVSIAHTFLDFGDDDFTNGKPHPMIDPTNRISRLLQEARDPEVGVIAMDFVLGYGSHENPVGVMLDAIKEAKAIAARNSRNLEILGYVLGTDLDTPSLEAQCQMLTDAGVIWASSSTNTGLLAREFVCKEKAQ; via the coding sequence ATGTCGACCAGGATTGTAATTAAAAAGAACACCTATTTTGATTCGGTCTCACTGATGTCCATTTCAACCAAAGCTAACCAGCTTGACGGCGTTGAACAGGCGTTTGTCGCGATGGCGACCGAAATGAACAAAGGGGTGTTAAAAAACCTCGGCTTGTTAAATGACGAACTGGAACAGGCGAAAAATGGCGACCTGATGATTGTTATCAAAGGCGCGAGCGATACGGCGAACGACGCCACGCTTGAAGCTATTGAAGGTCTGTTCACCCGCAAAGACAGCGGCAATTCACGCCACGAAGCGCGTTACGCAACCCTTGCCAGCGCACATAACAATGTCCCGGAAACTAACCTTGCGGTGATTTCCGTCAACGGCGCTTTTGCGGCCCGTGAAGCGCGTCAGGCGCTGGAAAACGACCTGAACGTGATGCTGTTTTCCGACAACGTTTCTCTTGATGACGAACTTGCGCTCAAGCAACTCGCCCACAGCAAAGGGTTGCTGATGATGGGACCGGACTGCGGCACCGCGATTATCAACGGTGCAGGGTTGTGTTTTGCCAATGAAGTACGCCGTGGCTCCATCGGCATTGTTGGCGCATCCGGCACTGGCAGCCAGGAATTAAGCGTGCGCATTCACGAATTCGGCGGCGGTATTTCCCAGCTTATCGGGACTGGCGGGCGTGATTTAAGCGAGAAAATCGGCGGCATCATGATGCTCGATGCAATCCAGATGCTGGAAGATGACGCACAAACCGAAGTGATTGTGCTGGTATCTAAACCGCCTGCTGACATCGTGGCGCGTAAAGTGCTGGAACGAGCGCAGGCGTGCCGCAAACCCGTCGTGGTTTGCTTCCTCGGTAACGGCGAAACACATGCCGACGAACCGGGTTTGCAGTTTGCCCGTGCCACTAAAGAAGCGGCGCTGAAAGCCGTGCTGCTGACCGGCATCAAAAAAGAGTCGCTGGATTTACATCCGCTCAACTGGCCGCTGATTGAAGAAGTGCGTGCGCGCCTGAAGCCTGAGCAGAAGTACATTCGTGCGCTGTTCTGTGGCGGCACCCTTTGCGATGAAGCGATGTTTGCAGCGCTGGAAAAGTACCCGGACGTCTACAGCAATATCCAGCCGAATCCTGAATACCGCCTCAAAGACGTGAATGTCAGCATCGCACACACCTTCCTCGATTTCGGCGACGACGATTTTACCAACGGCAAACCGCACCCAATGATTGACCCGACCAACCGCATCAGCCGCCTGTTGCAGGAAGCGCGTGACCCAGAAGTCGGCGTGATCGCGATGGATTTTGTGCTCGGCTACGGCTCGCACGAAAACCCGGTTGGCGTGATGCTCGACGCCATCAAAGAAGCCAAAGCGATTGCCGCCCGCAACTCGCGCAACCTGGAAATTCTGGGCTACGTGCTCGGCACCGATTTGGACACACCCTCGCTTGAAGCGCAGTGCCAGATGTTGACCGATGCCGGGGTGATTTGGGCAAGCAGCAGCACCAACACCGGGCTGCTGGCGCGTGAGTTTGTCTGCAAGGAGAAAGCACAATGA
- a CDS encoding LysR family transcriptional regulator — MDRITAARVFVTIVDLGSMIAAADHLEMSRAMVTRYLAQMEEWTGARLLHRTTRKLSLTDVGERTLSLSRKMLAVAEAIDLVEDNQTEEIRGLLRITCSQSLGQTALAGAVTQFLKRHPQVSVDLQMNNRTVNLVVERIDLALRITNELDPNLIARPLSTCASVVCATPTYLAANGTPNHPEDLASHNCLTYNWFGKSLWHFDRAGEKSAVAVSGNLSANESVVLLAGTLQGAGISLQPYYSAAPLLEKGELVELLPGYQPQAMGIYGIYTTRKQMPATLRAMLDYLVEWFATNEQWRATLR, encoded by the coding sequence ATGGATCGCATTACCGCCGCACGGGTGTTTGTCACCATTGTCGATCTGGGCAGTATGATTGCCGCCGCAGACCATCTTGAGATGTCGCGAGCCATGGTGACACGTTATCTGGCGCAGATGGAAGAGTGGACGGGCGCACGCCTGCTGCACCGCACCACGCGCAAACTGAGCCTGACCGATGTGGGTGAAAGAACCCTGAGCCTGTCGCGCAAAATGCTCGCTGTCGCCGAAGCTATCGATCTGGTCGAGGATAATCAGACCGAGGAAATACGCGGCCTGCTGCGCATCACCTGCTCCCAGTCGCTGGGGCAAACCGCGCTGGCAGGCGCCGTAACGCAGTTTCTGAAACGCCACCCTCAGGTGAGCGTCGATCTGCAAATGAACAACCGGACGGTAAATCTGGTGGTAGAACGGATCGATCTGGCACTGCGCATCACCAATGAACTGGACCCGAATTTGATTGCCCGCCCGCTTTCCACCTGCGCCTCGGTGGTGTGCGCCACTCCGACTTATCTGGCGGCAAACGGCACTCCGAATCATCCTGAAGATCTCGCCAGCCATAATTGCCTGACTTACAACTGGTTCGGCAAAAGCCTGTGGCATTTTGACCGTGCAGGGGAAAAATCTGCCGTGGCGGTGAGCGGCAATCTCAGCGCCAATGAATCGGTGGTGCTGCTGGCCGGGACGCTGCAGGGCGCGGGGATTTCGCTCCAGCCGTACTATTCTGCCGCCCCGCTACTGGAAAAAGGTGAACTTGTAGAACTATTGCCAGGCTACCAACCGCAGGCGATGGGCATCTACGGCATTTACACCACCCGCAAACAGATGCCCGCTACGCTGCGCGCGATGCTGGATTATCTGGTGGAATGGTTTGCCACGAACGAACAGTGGCGAGCCACTCTGCGTTAA
- a CDS encoding xanthine permease, which produces MTNVKLEWKRGDWAAYFGLMTNNLTNLLTMMGLLIFVVGIPTEIVYGRIAPAFGLAVLVASICYAWFGLQLAKETGRKDVTALPSGPSAPSIFTVTFLVLMPVYQQTGDAEFAIQIGLVWCFVEAMILVGGSFLGETIRKMIPRTVLLSCLSGLGLLLLAMNPMLQAFEAPTVSFIVLLLIFINWFGKKPMFARIPTGLLLLVAGTALAWISGLQSPEAIKASMSSFGFNPPSIHVDSFLQGLPHALPYLASAVPLGLANYIFDLENIESAHAAGDEYNTRKVMLTNGLASTLGCLMGNPFPVTVYVGHAGWKAMGASIGYTLASGVTMFIVPLFGLGAFMLAIIPMTAIVPILVFIGVVTANQVVRETPKIEVPVIFICLFPWIANWALTMVNSVMAAAGTTAAKIGPEALAHKGVFYQGLVHLGNGAPLASMLWGCVAIFAIINKPLRGAVAAVVGALLALFGVIHAPMVGFAQGSSLMFVTAYLMMGAMFVVKHVLDRREAASEVVTSV; this is translated from the coding sequence ATGACAAACGTTAAGCTTGAGTGGAAACGCGGTGACTGGGCGGCATATTTCGGGTTGATGACCAACAACCTGACTAACTTGCTGACCATGATGGGGTTACTCATTTTTGTGGTGGGTATTCCGACTGAGATTGTTTACGGGCGCATTGCGCCAGCCTTCGGGCTGGCGGTGCTGGTGGCGAGCATTTGCTACGCGTGGTTCGGCTTGCAACTGGCAAAAGAGACAGGGCGCAAAGATGTGACCGCGCTGCCTTCCGGGCCAAGTGCGCCGTCCATCTTTACCGTGACGTTTTTGGTATTGATGCCGGTCTACCAGCAAACCGGCGACGCAGAGTTTGCGATTCAGATTGGCCTGGTGTGGTGTTTTGTTGAAGCGATGATTCTGGTGGGCGGTTCGTTCCTCGGCGAAACCATTCGCAAGATGATCCCGCGTACCGTGCTGCTGTCGTGTTTGTCGGGCTTAGGTTTGTTGCTGTTGGCGATGAACCCGATGCTTCAGGCATTTGAAGCGCCGACGGTTTCCTTCATCGTTCTGCTGCTGATTTTCATTAACTGGTTTGGTAAAAAACCGATGTTTGCGCGCATTCCAACCGGCTTATTGCTGCTGGTTGCGGGTACGGCGCTGGCGTGGATTTCTGGCCTGCAAAGCCCGGAAGCCATCAAAGCATCGATGTCCTCGTTCGGTTTTAACCCGCCATCGATTCATGTCGATAGCTTCCTGCAAGGCTTGCCGCACGCGCTGCCGTACCTGGCATCGGCGGTTCCGTTGGGGTTGGCGAACTACATTTTTGACCTGGAAAACATCGAAAGCGCCCACGCAGCGGGTGATGAATACAACACGCGTAAAGTGATGCTGACCAACGGGCTGGCCTCCACGCTCGGTTGCCTGATGGGGAACCCGTTCCCGGTCACGGTGTACGTCGGTCATGCGGGTTGGAAGGCGATGGGCGCGAGTATCGGTTACACGCTGGCGTCTGGCGTCACCATGTTTATCGTGCCGTTGTTTGGCCTTGGGGCGTTCATGCTCGCCATTATTCCGATGACCGCGATTGTGCCGATTCTGGTGTTTATCGGCGTGGTGACGGCAAACCAGGTGGTGCGCGAAACGCCGAAAATAGAGGTGCCGGTAATCTTCATCTGCCTGTTCCCGTGGATAGCCAACTGGGCGCTGACCATGGTGAACAGCGTGATGGCCGCAGCGGGCACAACGGCGGCGAAAATCGGTCCGGAAGCGCTGGCGCATAAAGGCGTGTTTTATCAGGGCCTGGTGCATCTGGGGAACGGCGCACCGCTCGCCAGTATGTTGTGGGGTTGCGTGGCTATTTTCGCGATTATCAACAAGCCGTTACGCGGCGCGGTGGCGGCGGTGGTCGGTGCATTGCTGGCGCTGTTTGGCGTGATTCACGCGCCGATGGTCGGCTTTGCGCAGGGCAGTTCGCTGATGTTTGTCACCGCTTATTTGATGATGGGCGCGATGTTTGTGGTGAAGCATGTGCTCGACCGTCGTGAAGCGGCATCAGAGGTTGTGACTTCGGTATAA
- a CDS encoding MBL fold metallo-hydrolase — MFKKSVLTLTLASFTTLAHAASPLTMEVYNPGEKSVFPVSSEIVSGEKEVVLIDAQFQGNDAEQLIQKIKATGKTLTTVYISHSDPDFYFGLDKIKAAFPQAKIVATPETIAAINASKDGKLAYWGPILKENAPHSVVVPQPLQGNSFMVDGQKIEVKGPTPDSTYVWIPALKAVVGGVPVAGNNIHLWVADTQTPQSRADWLQTLESIKALKPEVVVPGHFLPGAPQTLESVSFTQNYLTTLENALPKAKDSAQLIAAMKKQYPGLKDESSLDLSAKVLKGEMNWPQ; from the coding sequence ATGTTTAAAAAATCTGTACTTACTCTGACTCTCGCCAGCTTTACGACTCTGGCACACGCCGCCAGCCCGTTAACGATGGAAGTTTACAATCCTGGTGAGAAAAGCGTGTTCCCGGTGTCATCCGAGATAGTCAGTGGCGAGAAAGAAGTGGTGCTGATTGACGCGCAGTTTCAGGGTAACGACGCCGAGCAGCTGATTCAGAAGATCAAAGCGACCGGCAAAACGCTGACGACCGTTTACATCAGCCATTCTGACCCGGACTTCTACTTCGGTCTGGACAAAATTAAGGCCGCATTCCCCCAGGCAAAAATCGTCGCCACGCCGGAAACCATTGCGGCGATTAATGCCTCAAAGGACGGTAAACTGGCTTACTGGGGACCGATTCTTAAAGAGAACGCGCCACACTCGGTGGTGGTGCCGCAGCCGCTTCAGGGCAACAGCTTCATGGTTGACGGCCAGAAAATCGAAGTAAAAGGCCCAACGCCAGACAGCACCTACGTGTGGATCCCCGCGCTAAAAGCGGTGGTGGGCGGGGTGCCAGTAGCGGGCAATAATATTCATCTGTGGGTGGCTGATACTCAAACGCCGCAATCGCGTGCCGACTGGCTGCAAACGCTGGAAAGCATCAAAGCCCTGAAACCAGAAGTCGTGGTTCCAGGCCATTTCCTGCCGGGCGCACCGCAAACGCTTGAGTCGGTAAGCTTTACGCAAAACTACCTGACGACGCTGGAAAACGCGTTGCCGAAAGCCAAAGATTCAGCTCAACTGATTGCGGCGATGAAGAAGCAGTATCCGGGCTTAAAAGATGAGTCGAGCCTGGATCTCAGTGCGAAAGTGCTGAAAGGTGAGATGAACTGGCCGCAGTAA
- a CDS encoding carbamate kinase family protein, with product MKQLVVVAIGGNSIIKDNASQSVEHQQIAVKEVAETVLEMLSSDYDIVLTHGNGPQVGLDLRRAEIAHEKEGLPLTPLANCVADTQGGIGYLIQQALNNRLGKCGDKKAVTVITQVEVGKNDPNFTHPTKPIGAFFSTQQCEALKLAHPDWRFVEDSGRGYRRVVASPEPKRIVEADAISALIKQGFVVIGAGGGGIPVVRSEQGDYQSVDAVIDKDLSTALLAREVNADILVISTGVEKVCIHFGKPEQRALDEVTVEQMARFSEEGHFPPGSMLPKITASLAFLRNGGKRVIITTPEKLPAALRGETGTHIVND from the coding sequence ATGAAACAGCTCGTGGTTGTGGCGATTGGCGGCAACAGCATCATCAAAGATAACGCCAGCCAGTCAGTTGAACATCAGCAAATCGCGGTAAAAGAAGTCGCCGAAACGGTGCTGGAAATGCTCTCGTCGGACTACGACATCGTGCTGACTCACGGTAACGGCCCGCAGGTCGGCCTTGATTTACGCCGGGCGGAAATCGCCCATGAGAAAGAGGGCCTGCCGCTCACGCCGCTGGCAAATTGCGTGGCAGATACCCAGGGCGGCATCGGCTATCTGATTCAGCAGGCGCTCAATAACCGCCTCGGAAAATGCGGCGATAAAAAAGCCGTGACCGTAATTACTCAGGTGGAAGTGGGTAAAAACGATCCTAACTTTACCCATCCGACCAAACCGATTGGCGCGTTCTTTAGCACGCAGCAGTGCGAAGCGCTGAAACTCGCCCATCCGGACTGGCGATTTGTTGAAGATTCCGGGCGTGGATACCGTCGGGTTGTGGCCTCGCCAGAACCGAAACGTATTGTCGAAGCGGACGCCATCAGCGCGCTAATCAAACAAGGTTTTGTGGTGATTGGCGCGGGCGGCGGCGGGATTCCGGTAGTTCGCAGCGAGCAGGGCGACTACCAAAGTGTCGATGCGGTTATCGACAAAGATCTTTCCACCGCGCTGCTGGCTCGCGAAGTGAATGCTGACATTCTGGTGATTAGCACTGGTGTGGAGAAAGTGTGTATTCACTTTGGCAAGCCTGAGCAACGTGCGCTCGATGAAGTCACCGTCGAACAAATGGCGCGTTTTAGCGAAGAAGGGCATTTCCCGCCGGGAAGCATGCTGCCGAAAATCACCGCCAGCCTGGCGTTCCTGCGCAACGGCGGCAAACGCGTGATTATCACCACCCCTGAAAAATTACCTGCCGCACTGCGCGGCGAAACTGGCACGCATATTGTGAATGATTAA
- a CDS encoding LysR substrate-binding domain-containing protein — translation MNSIFTEENLLAFTTTARLSSFSKAAVELGITTSAISYTIKRIETYLDVVLFVRNTRSIELTESGYYFYRKATELLNDFHAIKRGVDTISQGIEVKVRICINQLLYTPRHTAKLLQILKKQFPTCLITVTTEVYNGVWDAIINNQANIAIGAPDTLLDGGGIDYTEIGAIRWEFAIAPTHPLAFMPEPISESQLRLYPNIMVEDTALTLNKKVGWLLHGQEAILVPDFNTKCQCQILGEGVGFLPDYMVREAQESGLLVTRQINNPRQDSRMLLATQHAATGQVTQWIKKQFATGGLLAEIYGDLLVRD, via the coding sequence ATGAATTCTATTTTTACCGAAGAGAACCTGCTGGCCTTCACCACCACGGCGCGGCTTTCAAGTTTTAGTAAGGCTGCTGTCGAACTGGGGATCACCACCTCTGCCATCAGCTACACCATTAAGAGAATCGAGACGTACCTCGATGTGGTGCTGTTTGTGCGCAACACGCGCAGCATTGAATTGACCGAATCTGGCTACTACTTCTATCGCAAAGCGACCGAACTGCTGAACGACTTCCATGCCATTAAACGCGGCGTGGATACCATCTCGCAAGGCATTGAAGTCAAGGTACGCATCTGTATCAATCAGCTGCTTTACACGCCGCGCCATACCGCAAAGCTCCTGCAAATCCTCAAAAAACAGTTCCCCACCTGCCTGATAACCGTCACCACCGAGGTGTATAACGGCGTGTGGGACGCCATTATTAATAACCAGGCCAATATCGCGATTGGTGCGCCGGATACGCTGCTCGACGGCGGCGGTATTGATTACACCGAAATTGGCGCGATTCGCTGGGAATTTGCCATCGCCCCGACGCACCCGCTGGCGTTTATGCCGGAGCCGATTTCCGAGAGCCAGCTGCGCCTGTATCCCAACATCATGGTGGAAGACACGGCGCTGACGCTGAATAAAAAAGTGGGATGGTTGCTGCACGGGCAGGAAGCGATTCTGGTGCCGGATTTCAACACCAAATGTCAGTGTCAGATTTTGGGTGAAGGCGTCGGTTTTTTGCCGGATTACATGGTGCGCGAGGCCCAGGAAAGCGGCCTGCTGGTGACGCGCCAGATTAACAACCCGCGCCAGGATTCGCGCATGCTGTTAGCAACCCAACACGCCGCCACCGGGCAAGTCACGCAGTGGATTAAAAAACAGTTCGCCACGGGGGGATTGCTGGCTGAGATTTATGGGGATTTGCTGGTTCGGGATTAA